TTTTAATTTACTTTTTGATCAACTCGCAATTCTTCCTTATCTCTTAGCAGGACTTTGCCTGTTGTTTTTTCACGATACTGGATTTTATTGGATAGTTCCGGCGATGATTTTATCATTCATTAAAGCTGTTTTTGATGCTTGGGTGTTGCTTATTGAAATTAAAAGATAGCTTATATCTTCCAAGCGGCACCTCCTTCTTTACTACTGATGTAAATGTTGGCTTAAAATCCGATTGTGACTTTCTCCCAATTTTTAGAGACAATTATTTACAGATTTGGATATTAAATGTGCGAATTCGGACATCATTTGCACTATGAGATGCCTTTTGAACCATTAGGAAGCATTTGTGGGCAATGGTATAATAATTTTGCAATTGTTGTCAAAAATAATCTTTTAGAGAGTTCTGCCCATGAAAAATACACTGATTGCTATCATCATTTTGCTTTCTTTCAATGTATATGCACAGGAAGACTTTTATGATCCGAAGAATGAGATTCGCTGAAACGAAAAAGCAGTCTAACTAACCGAACCTTCCAAAACATTTCCCGCGCAAATGGTTGCATTCGGGTTTATGCAAAGGATGTAAGTTTAGTAAATACAGGTCGGGCAGCATAGCCAACCTCGCCGGTTTACCACATAAGGACAATAATTAAACCACCCATCTAATTGATCAGCAAGTAGTTATAGCAAATTGAATTGTTTTTTTCACACCGTATTGAGCTTGAAGGTGATTCCTTACGGGAGAAAAAACACTTGGGTAGTTAAAGGTGAATTAATGGCCTACACCGGATAAGTCCATTACAGTGTTTTGGGGACAATTTTTCCTTATTTTTTGAGTCTATCTTTTACAGGTATTACCAGTTTAAGGCCGGACCAGATTTCGTCTATCGCACAAACTTTGATGTCAACAAGACCATTGCTTAGGGCCAGGGCCCGCACCACATCTTCGGTAATATCAGTCGTAATCTTTGATGCTTTTTTAGGCCATGAGATCCATATCATGCCGTTGGCCTCGATTTCCTCCTTTAATAGGGGCATATCCCTGCGAAGATCATCTGCAAGTTGTGTGAAATAATGAATGAGGTTCTTAGCTGTCGCCCTGTCATCAAATATCTGGATATTGAGGGGCATATCCTCAAACAGATCAAAATAATATGCTGGTGGATTCACCAGGCGTATTACGAATCCTTCCCTGATTCCCAATTTTTTAGCCAATGGCTTTGCCGAGTATCCTGCTGTGTTTATCATTTAATTAAAACTAGCCAATTTGGTATGAAACATACAATTAATTATAATTCTGGATACAAATTCAAGATTGAAGCCATTAGAATACCAATATTCGAAACTATCTAATCTGAGCCTCCACAAGTTTTCTCAGCTCGCCATATTTGGCCTGCCGCCCGTCAGATTTCAGATTAAAGGCCATCAAAAATGCGCAGTATCCCTTGTTGTTATCGACCCAGGGGTAGCTGCCAAAAAGTCCCGGGCTACTCACCGTTCCACTGCCCATAACCCACTCCCCGTAACCATACCCTGAACCTGTTGCTTCCGCAGGTGTATAGGCAACTCTTACATCGGGCGTCACCCTATTTACCTGCATCGCGGCTATACTTTTCTCCGTTAAAATCCTCTTCCCATCAAAGATACCCTTGTTTAAAATCATGGTCAGAAAGTGGATGTAATCTTCGGGTGTGCTCAGCGCCCCGCCTGCGGGCAAGGCTACTACGCCATGTCCAAAATCGGTGTTTTTCATTCCCAGCGGCCCGGCGATCCGCTCGGCAAACAAGGTTTCAAAACGCTTACCGCTAATCTTTTCGAGCACTGCACCGGCAATTTGAAGACCGGTATTGCTGTAACGAAAGACTGTTCCTGAAGGCCCTTCCATGGGGTAGGCTGCGATCTGGCTGATCACCTCATCCATATTATTGGCTTTCCGCTTTGCTGTCAGGTCGTCTTTTAAATCCGGCGAGAGAATCCCGGTCGTATGAGACAGGCAATCCCCGATCGTAATACTGCCTTTTCCGTTTTTGGAAAGTACCGGCAGGAATTTACCGACTGTATCGGTAAGTTGAATTTTGCCGTTATCTACAAATGTCATCACAAGCGCTGCACTCAACCATTTGCTGCAGCTGGCAACGGGTTGTTTTGTCGTTTCGGTATAGTTCCCCAAATCGGGCTCCTCCCCTTTCCGTTCTGACAACAGCCTGACGAGTGCCTGCTGTCTGCCATTCATTTCATTGACCGCATGACTGTAAATGATCTTTCCATCTTTACAGACCACCAGTATCAGCCTCCCACCCATCTCTGCGGCATGGGCATCAAGCCAATGATCTACCTTCAAAAACGGCCGCTGGGCATAGGCACCGCTGATTAAAAGCAGAACCATCATCAATAATACGATCTTTTTCATCATCTTGTTTAAGAGGTTATTCGCAGTGGGCTATTCTTGGATTGTATAACACACTACCGCACCTGAATTGATATTTATCCTGGTTGTATTTGGCCACTGGCGCATCGGTTACTTCCAATGGAGCCATAAATTCGCCCTTATACCCAGGCATAGTGACCTGCTGGGCTGAGCCATTTCCCAGCGCCACATCTTTTCCCGCCGCGTTGTTATTAAAACTGTAATCAATCAGCGCATCCAGCAAACGGTAAACCCCATAATAGTCATAGGCATCGTAGGCGGTACGGGTGTTGGGGAGCGTATGGTCCGTGGCATATTTATAGCCAGCTACGGTTGAGGATTTCAGGTAATAGTAGTCCTTCTCAGCATTGGAAATATTGATGTTCTTAAAGATATCGATGGCCATTCTGTGATCGTTATAAACATCTTCATCATAGACCTGGGTGATCATTTTCGTATTGGCCGGAAAGCTGGCGAGCTGGGCGGGCGTGATCTGATAACTGTACCAGGGTGCCATTGTAAAAACGAAGCGCCCGTCTTTTCCCCAGCCCTTTTCACTGAAAGCTTTATAAGCCAAGCCGATCGAAGCGCCTCCACCGAAGGAGTGTCCCATGAAGCCCACTTTCCGGGTATCGATAATACCGGGAGAATCGGCCGCAGCCTTTGTGAAGCCAGTCCATAAAGTGGTGTAACGGTGGTCTATGCTGCTGTCATTGGTAGCATAGGGAACGAATACAACCACATAACCCTTTTGGGCAATGAACTCGAAGAGCCCCCTGTTATATTCTTTGCTCTCGCCGCCATAAGGATGCGAATAGAAGATCGTCGGCCTGGGTGAGGTGATACCTGATGGGTAAAATACGGTAACATTGGTGCCCGGATATTCGGTGTTGGGAAACTCAATCTCTGATACCGCGTAAGCACCATCGGCACCATATCCTGATGACGGACGGAAAATCGGCCCTGCCAGCTCATCAATGGCTATATCTACCGGAGGCGAATCTGTACTTTTGGAACAACCTGGCAAGATCAAGGCCAGCAGGCACAAGCTGAATAATATCGTCTTCATTTTCTTTTATTGATGATCTATTTCTGGTTTATTCAAATTACCGGTTTTTCCTCTTTTCTTTCAGTTGTGCCTTCATTTCATCTTGGAAAGCCTGGTATTGTTTGAACTGTTCGGTGTTAAGGACCTTTTTCAGCTCTGCCTGTTTCTCTTTTTGCGATGACCTGATCTGTCTGAACTTAGAAAACTTACTGTCGCTACTTTTAATGACCGGCTCATTCTTCAATGCGTATTTCAGATTAATGGCTTTAACTTGGTTTAGCTGTACAGAATCCAGATCAAGCTTATTTTTCATCATTTCCGTTTGGAATTTTGCCCTTTCCTGCGGCGTCCTATCCTGCATTGCGGAAGCGTTCTGTGCCATAACCACCTGACCATACAGCATAAACAACAAGGTAAGTGTCACGGCTATGCCTTTTGTGGGGTTGCTACTTTTCATATTTGTTGGATTTGTTTTTTTTGATGATTGAATACTACTGCTCTTTGGATGGACCTATAAATGCCCGCATCTGGTCAACGGGTGAACGACCGCTACGCGCCTGCGTGCTGCCGGCCGTACAAAGGTGACTGCTGGCCGCAAAACAACAGCTGGCCTTACTATTACGCGTCTTACCGGGCTTACAATAACTGGCCGGGCCGGAGCCACTACTACACGACCCACAGGTCTTCTTACAATGACAGGTGTTTGCGCTTTTGCATTTACAATGCCAGTGGCGAGGAGGCAAATGATTAAAATGACCTTTTTCATACTGTATAATTTAAGATGATATTTATAAGTACGACCGTGTTTTTGCGGCCAGGTTTTCATTTTTCCGGTGAAGCGTCGAATACTGGGGGTGAACAGACCGCATGGCTTTTTGAACTGGCCGGTTTAAACAAATCGATAAAGCCCTGCAAGACCAGCCTGAATGGATTGTGGCTTAAAAAGCCGGTCGTAAGGCCGTAAACCACTTTCTCGGTTTCCGGCTGGTAGGTACCAAATAGCCTGTCCCCGATAATGAGGACACCTCCAAAATTCTTATCAATATAAAGGGGATTACGGCCATGGTGTACGCGGTGTGCCGAGGGTGTATCCATTACCTTTTCAATGCGGCCAAGCCTGCCGACAGCTTCGGTATGCAAAAGGAACTGGTAGGCAAGATTGAGTGCGTAGCAGATCACAATAAAATCAGGCGGCATACCCAATGGTGCTGCCGGAATAAGAAACAAGGGGCTGACAAGCGCTGAGAACCAGTTAAGCCGGTAAGCAGCAGTCAGGTTCATGCGCATCGCCGAGTGATGGACCATATGAAAGGCCCATAAGGGTTTCCAAAGATGTGATATGCGGTGGAACCAATAATAAATAAAATCAGCCGTGATAAAAGTGAGCAGTAAGACCCATCCGTTATGCGGCAGCTTAAATGGAGAATGACCAGAAAAAAAGCCAAGCAGGGCCAACTGATAACCGGCGAACAGGTATTTAAAGAATTGGAAACCTGCAAAGACTGCCAGGCTAGAAAATGTCTCTTTTAAATGATACACGCCTTTGCCTTTTTTCCAGCTCCAGATGATCTCCGCAGAGATAAGTCCCGCTACAAACAATAATAGATAGATCCGGTAAGGTCCGATGTGGTTTTTCATTTCCTGGTTTTTTGTTTTGTACCGGCCAAATGGTTTGATACAAAATTGACCCAAAAGAAGATTTCAGACCCTGGTAAACCCGGTGAAATGGAAAAAACAAGGGGTGAACTGATCTAGCTGTTCATCCATTTTTTAAATTCAGCGGATTTAGCTTTACTG
The nucleotide sequence above comes from Dyadobacter subterraneus. Encoded proteins:
- a CDS encoding DUF3052 domain-containing protein, which translates into the protein MINTAGYSAKPLAKKLGIREGFVIRLVNPPAYYFDLFEDMPLNIQIFDDRATAKNLIHYFTQLADDLRRDMPLLKEEIEANGMIWISWPKKASKITTDITEDVVRALALSNGLVDIKVCAIDEIWSGLKLVIPVKDRLKK
- a CDS encoding serine hydrolase domain-containing protein — protein: MMKKIVLLMMVLLLISGAYAQRPFLKVDHWLDAHAAEMGGRLILVVCKDGKIIYSHAVNEMNGRQQALVRLLSERKGEEPDLGNYTETTKQPVASCSKWLSAALVMTFVDNGKIQLTDTVGKFLPVLSKNGKGSITIGDCLSHTTGILSPDLKDDLTAKRKANNMDEVISQIAAYPMEGPSGTVFRYSNTGLQIAGAVLEKISGKRFETLFAERIAGPLGMKNTDFGHGVVALPAGGALSTPEDYIHFLTMILNKGIFDGKRILTEKSIAAMQVNRVTPDVRVAYTPAEATGSGYGYGEWVMGSGTVSSPGLFGSYPWVDNNKGYCAFLMAFNLKSDGRQAKYGELRKLVEAQIR
- a CDS encoding alpha/beta hydrolase, with translation MKTILFSLCLLALILPGCSKSTDSPPVDIAIDELAGPIFRPSSGYGADGAYAVSEIEFPNTEYPGTNVTVFYPSGITSPRPTIFYSHPYGGESKEYNRGLFEFIAQKGYVVVFVPYATNDSSIDHRYTTLWTGFTKAAADSPGIIDTRKVGFMGHSFGGGASIGLAYKAFSEKGWGKDGRFVFTMAPWYSYQITPAQLASFPANTKMITQVYDEDVYNDHRMAIDIFKNINISNAEKDYYYLKSSTVAGYKYATDHTLPNTRTAYDAYDYYGVYRLLDALIDYSFNNNAAGKDVALGNGSAQQVTMPGYKGEFMAPLEVTDAPVAKYNQDKYQFRCGSVLYNPRIAHCE
- a CDS encoding sterol desaturase family protein; amino-acid sequence: MKNHIGPYRIYLLLFVAGLISAEIIWSWKKGKGVYHLKETFSSLAVFAGFQFFKYLFAGYQLALLGFFSGHSPFKLPHNGWVLLLTFITADFIYYWFHRISHLWKPLWAFHMVHHSAMRMNLTAAYRLNWFSALVSPLFLIPAAPLGMPPDFIVICYALNLAYQFLLHTEAVGRLGRIEKVMDTPSAHRVHHGRNPLYIDKNFGGVLIIGDRLFGTYQPETEKVVYGLTTGFLSHNPFRLVLQGFIDLFKPASSKSHAVCSPPVFDASPEK